A genomic stretch from Lathyrus oleraceus cultivar Zhongwan6 chromosome 2, CAAS_Psat_ZW6_1.0, whole genome shotgun sequence includes:
- the LOC127121854 gene encoding rRNA (cytosine-C(5))-methyltransferase NOP2C: MLPSITSSPSPDELPSTCKNSPSTLFVLSSEEFNFEYMAVHVPKSNTATFHFFTKKLRYNNDAEEENAYVIRKQLKWKVPTNAYREGKIYGIDASSGVAVMALGISPGDHVLDLCAAPGAKLCMILDLLGDSGSVTGVDAARHRLAACRTMLQKYKLGDRCRLFVADGTTFSVIPEGFRSDSESYESRSEERMDVFKEWTSRRPWKERKKAKKCATPQVVSKSHPPELIYYGQHSGVIGLTKGELYKTVAENEIAGYGYDKVLVDAECTHDGSVKHIQKFEHWGWVTLQRRVLDAERTDNLHALQAKTCYSLDL; this comes from the exons ATGCTTCCTTCTATTACGAGCTCTCCTTCCCCGGACGAGCTTCCTTCAACTTGTAAAAACTCTCCTTCAACTTTATTTGTTCTCTCT TCGGAAGAGTTTAATTTTGAGTACATGGCAGTGCATGTCCCCAAGAGCAACACTGCAACTTTTCATTTCTTCACAAAGAAATTACGGTACAACAATGATGCTGAGGAGGAGAATGCTTATGTCATAAGGAAGCAACTTAAG TGGAAAGTGCCCACTAATGCATACCGAGAAGGAAAG ATATATGGTATTGATGCATCTTCTGGAGTTGCTGTTATGGCTTTAGGCATATCACCGGGGGATCATGTGTTGGACCTATGTGCCGCACCTG GTGCTAAACTTTGTATGATATTAGACCTTCTTGGTGATTCGGGCTCTGTAACTGGAGTTGATGCTGCAAGGCATCGGTTGGCAGCGTGTAGAACAATGCTGCAGAAGTATAAACTGGGTGATAGATGCCGGCTTTTTGTTGCTGATGGAACAACATTTTCAGTTATTCCTGAGGGGTTTCGTTCTGATTCTGAATCAT ACGAGTCTAGATCGGAAGAAAGAATGGACGTGTTCAAGGAGTGGACATCTAGAAGACCATGGAAAGAAAGGAAAAAAGCAAAGAAGTGTGCCACTCCACAAGTGGTGTCTAAGTCTCACCCTCCTGAACTCATATATTATGGACAGCATTCTGGAGTTATTGGTCTTACTAAAGGAGAATTATATAAGACTGTAGCTGAAAATGAGATTGCAGGCTATGGCTATGACAAA GTCCTTGTGGATGCAGAATGTACTCATGATGGTTCAGTTAAACATATTCAAAAGTTTGAACATTGGGGTTGGGTAACTCTTCAACGTCGTGTGCTGGATGCTGAGAGGACGGATAATTTACATGCTCTTCAGGCAAAGACTTGTTATTCTCTTGATCTATAA